A genome region from Solirubrobacter pauli includes the following:
- the folP gene encoding dihydropteroate synthase, with product MDFEIMGVVNVTPDSFSDGGQFDDAAQAIAHGRRLAAEGAAILDVGGESTRPGADPVPAGDEQARVVPVVEGLRDVARVSIDTMKLDVAQAAVAAGAGYVNDVSAFRHDPELAGFVADRGLDCCLMHMLGEPRTMQRDPRYTDVVSEVKAFLEERMAAAVAAGIREERISLDPGIGFGKTLEHNLELLARLDELAALGRPLVIGTSRKTFIGRLTGRDVTERVHGTVATCVIALERGAQVFRVHDVAAVADALKVAAATFAAWPTKSPTSTTTS from the coding sequence GTGGACTTCGAGATCATGGGCGTGGTCAACGTCACGCCCGACTCCTTCTCGGACGGCGGGCAGTTCGACGACGCCGCCCAAGCCATCGCGCATGGCCGCCGGCTCGCGGCCGAGGGCGCCGCGATCCTCGACGTGGGCGGGGAGTCCACGCGCCCCGGGGCGGACCCGGTGCCGGCGGGCGACGAGCAGGCGCGCGTGGTGCCCGTCGTCGAGGGCCTGCGCGACGTCGCGCGCGTCTCGATCGACACGATGAAGCTCGACGTGGCGCAGGCCGCGGTGGCGGCGGGCGCCGGCTACGTCAACGACGTCTCCGCCTTCCGGCACGACCCGGAGCTGGCGGGCTTCGTCGCCGACCGCGGGCTCGACTGCTGCCTGATGCACATGCTCGGCGAGCCGCGCACGATGCAGCGCGACCCGCGCTACACGGACGTCGTCTCCGAGGTGAAGGCGTTCCTGGAGGAGCGGATGGCGGCGGCCGTCGCCGCGGGCATCCGCGAGGAGCGGATCTCACTCGATCCCGGCATCGGCTTCGGCAAGACGCTCGAGCACAACCTGGAGCTGCTCGCGCGGCTCGACGAGCTGGCCGCGCTCGGGCGCCCGCTCGTGATCGGCACGTCGCGCAAGACGTTCATCGGCCGCCTCACCGGCAGAGATGTGACCGAGCGCGTGCACGGCACCGTCGCCACGTGCGTGATCGCGCTGGAGCGTGGCGCGCAGGTCTTCCGCGTGCACGACGTCGCCGCCGTCGCGGACGCGCTCAAGGTCGCGGCTGCTACTTTCGCGGCATGGCCGACGAAGAGCCCGACGAGTACGACGACGAGCTAG
- the greA gene encoding transcription elongation factor GreA: MQKDVLLTPEGLENLKKEIEFLSTTKRREVAERIKEAREFGDISENSEYDDAKNEQAMLEARIMTLEDKLRSASVIDAKELSADVVRVGSQVQVTDDKSKKLTYVIVGSTEANPSENKLSNESPVGKALVGRKQGDKVKVTLPSGKQRELTVDKIEVA; the protein is encoded by the coding sequence ATGCAGAAGGACGTCCTCCTCACCCCCGAAGGCCTCGAGAACCTCAAGAAGGAGATCGAGTTCCTCTCCACCACCAAGCGTCGCGAGGTGGCGGAGCGCATCAAGGAAGCGCGGGAGTTCGGCGACATCTCCGAGAACTCCGAGTACGACGACGCCAAGAACGAGCAGGCGATGCTCGAGGCGCGCATCATGACCCTCGAGGACAAGCTGCGCTCGGCGTCGGTGATCGACGCGAAGGAGCTCTCCGCGGACGTCGTCCGCGTCGGCTCCCAGGTGCAGGTCACCGATGACAAGAGCAAGAAGCTCACGTACGTGATCGTCGGCTCGACCGAGGCGAACCCGTCGGAGAACAAGCTCTCCAACGAGTCGCCGGTCGGCAAGGCGCTCGTCGGCCGCAAGCAGGGCGACAAGGTCAAGGTGACCCTCCCGAGCGGCAAGCAGCGCGAGCTGACGGTCGACAAGATCGAAGTCGCGTAG
- the ftsH gene encoding ATP-dependent zinc metalloprotease FtsH: MSRFFKSAAFPILIVIVLAFFASKLIQSGNEAPKTPYSTFIKQLDRGDIDNVVLRTKDNSAEVTLKGADPKKYTIGWVQGESGAVLINQLRAAENDRKINSFDIKPARSNVLLSLLTYVFPILIFIGFWIFLMNQVQGGGSKVMSFGKSRAKRMSVDAPKITFRDVAGADEAVEELHEIKEFLENPKKFQALGARIPKGVLLYGPPGTGKTLLARAVAGEAGVPFFSISGSDFVEMFVGVGASRVRDLFEQAKQNSPCIIFMDEIDAVGRHRGAGMGGGHDEREQTLNQLLVEMDGFEAKDNIIMIAATNRPDILDPALLRPGRFDRQITVDRPDRKGRAKILEVHTRGKPLAKGIDVDTLAGQTPGFTGADLANLVNEAALLAARTGKKEITQTELEEGIMRVVAGPEKKTRVMGEKERLITAYHEMGHALVGHFLEHADPVHKISIISRGQALGYTISMPSEDKFLTTRAELLDTMAMTLGGRAAEEIIFGEITTGASNDLEKVTATAKQMVMRFGMSEKLGPRVFGHDHGQPFLGREFSSEPDYSDEIAREIDDEIRRIVEGAHQVARDILAEHREHLASISELLLKRETIEADQFVALLDGKTELEIWGERAEEVPPGPERPELPGAVTRDREQPKRTIPRPGLAGGAAEFRGHPEKPA; encoded by the coding sequence ATGAGTCGTTTCTTCAAGAGCGCAGCCTTCCCGATCTTGATCGTGATCGTGCTGGCCTTCTTCGCCTCCAAGCTCATCCAGAGCGGTAACGAGGCGCCCAAGACGCCGTACAGCACCTTCATCAAGCAGCTCGACCGCGGCGACATCGACAACGTCGTCCTGCGCACGAAGGACAACTCGGCGGAGGTCACCCTCAAGGGTGCCGACCCGAAGAAGTACACGATCGGCTGGGTGCAGGGCGAATCCGGCGCGGTGCTGATCAACCAGCTCCGGGCGGCCGAGAACGATCGCAAGATCAACTCGTTCGACATCAAGCCCGCGCGCTCGAACGTCCTGCTGTCGCTGCTGACGTACGTCTTCCCGATCCTGATCTTCATCGGCTTCTGGATCTTCCTGATGAATCAGGTCCAGGGCGGCGGGTCGAAGGTCATGTCCTTCGGCAAGTCCCGCGCGAAGCGGATGAGCGTGGACGCCCCGAAGATCACGTTCCGCGACGTGGCCGGCGCCGACGAGGCCGTCGAGGAGCTGCACGAGATCAAGGAGTTCCTCGAGAACCCCAAGAAGTTCCAGGCGCTCGGCGCCCGGATCCCGAAGGGCGTGCTGCTCTACGGGCCTCCCGGCACCGGCAAGACGCTCCTCGCGCGTGCCGTCGCGGGTGAGGCGGGCGTCCCGTTCTTCTCGATCTCCGGCTCGGACTTCGTCGAGATGTTCGTCGGCGTGGGCGCGTCCCGCGTGCGCGACCTCTTCGAGCAGGCCAAGCAGAACTCGCCCTGCATCATCTTCATGGACGAGATCGACGCCGTCGGCCGTCACCGCGGCGCCGGCATGGGCGGCGGTCACGACGAGCGCGAGCAGACGCTGAACCAGCTCCTGGTGGAGATGGACGGCTTCGAGGCCAAGGACAACATCATCATGATCGCGGCCACCAACCGGCCCGACATCCTTGACCCCGCGCTGCTGCGCCCCGGCCGCTTCGACCGTCAGATCACCGTCGACCGCCCGGACCGCAAGGGCCGCGCGAAGATCCTCGAGGTCCACACCCGCGGCAAGCCGCTGGCCAAGGGCATCGACGTCGACACGCTCGCCGGCCAGACGCCCGGCTTCACCGGTGCCGACCTGGCGAACCTCGTCAACGAGGCCGCCCTCCTCGCCGCCCGCACGGGCAAGAAGGAGATCACGCAGACGGAGCTCGAAGAGGGCATCATGCGCGTGGTCGCCGGTCCGGAGAAGAAGACCCGCGTGATGGGCGAGAAGGAACGGCTCATCACCGCGTACCACGAGATGGGGCACGCGCTCGTCGGCCACTTCCTCGAGCACGCCGACCCGGTCCACAAGATCTCGATCATCAGCCGCGGCCAGGCGCTCGGCTACACGATCTCGATGCCGTCGGAGGACAAGTTCCTCACCACGCGCGCCGAGCTGCTGGACACGATGGCGATGACGCTCGGCGGCCGTGCCGCGGAGGAGATCATCTTCGGCGAGATCACCACGGGCGCGTCGAACGACCTCGAGAAGGTCACCGCCACGGCCAAGCAGATGGTCATGCGCTTCGGCATGAGCGAGAAGCTCGGGCCGCGCGTCTTCGGCCACGATCACGGGCAGCCGTTCCTCGGCCGCGAGTTCAGCTCCGAGCCGGACTACTCGGACGAGATCGCGCGTGAGATCGACGACGAGATCCGCCGGATCGTCGAGGGCGCCCACCAGGTCGCCCGTGACATCCTCGCCGAGCACCGCGAGCACCTGGCGTCGATCTCCGAGCTGCTGCTCAAGCGCGAGACGATCGAGGCCGACCAGTTCGTCGCGCTGCTCGACGGCAAGACCGAGCTCGAGATCTGGGGCGAGCGGGCCGAAGAGGTACCGCCCGGCCCGGAGCGTCCCGAACTTCCCGGTGCGGTGACGCGTGACCGTGAGCAGCCCAAGCGCACCATCCCGCGCCCGGGCCTCGCCGGTGGCGCCGCGGAGTTCCGCGGTCACCCCGAAAAGCCAGCGTAA
- the folB gene encoding dihydroneopterin aldolase, which yields MADEEPDEYDDELEDDDDDEEGLEVGVTIEIVGLSLYTHHGVTAEERKVGQRILVDVRFDVGEPDALITDRVEDTIDYGEVCQVIALVAQQQSYRTLERLCAVIADRLASQFGAISVTVKASKPEPPIPLPVEEVSVEVWREER from the coding sequence ATGGCCGACGAAGAGCCCGACGAGTACGACGACGAGCTAGAAGACGATGACGACGACGAGGAAGGCCTCGAAGTCGGCGTCACCATCGAGATCGTCGGGCTCTCCCTCTACACGCACCACGGCGTCACCGCCGAGGAGCGCAAGGTCGGGCAGCGGATCCTCGTCGACGTGCGCTTCGACGTCGGTGAGCCGGACGCCCTGATCACCGACCGCGTCGAGGACACGATCGACTACGGCGAGGTCTGCCAGGTCATCGCGCTCGTCGCGCAGCAGCAGTCCTACCGGACGCTCGAGCGGCTGTGCGCGGTGATCGCGGACCGGCTGGCGTCCCAGTTCGGGGCGATCAGCGTGACGGTGAAGGCGAGCAAGCCCGAGCCGCCGATCCCGCTGCCGGTCGAAGAGGTGTCGGTCGAAGTCTGGCGTGAAGAACGTTAG
- a CDS encoding MMPL family transporter, with protein MIYRRRRPILLGSLIMVLVAAVFALPVFGELGNANDFDDPSAEAVTARDAVVAATGTYAAPQLVALVRLGATADSSAGQERIRLVAAAMRHPGVASVVAYQPGGDRRLVSRDGRSTYLLATYRRDDRDATDAIERRLDRYDWVTLGGGAIAAPQVGDQVSADILRAELIAFPILFLLSLIVFRSAVSALLPLAVGGATILLTFLAIRLINSHVNPMSIYALNLVNGLGLGLAIDYSLFMVSRFREELAAGRSREEALAQTMRTAGRVVLFSAVTVAAALAALIVFRQRFLYSMGVGGALCALIAAGVSLTLLPALLGALGERVNAGGPRRWKDAIAREAAAERSGFWYRHSRRVMRRPAPFAIGAAVLLIALGLPFLRIEFTGVDASVLPEQQSARVVDDAIKAEFPPSETSPVYVAVRPGVSEAELRRFAAQLPAPVEPPRVSEGRIDLIAPGEPLGAAAKDLVAEVRAVEAPFDFWVGGQTAQFVDQQASLRDHLPTALILLCTTTLVILFVMLRSVVLPVKALIMNLLTISAAFGLMVLVFQDGHLEWLFRFDSQGAIESSQPVLLFAVAFGLSTDYGVFLLGRIKELHDHGHSNEEAVALGLQRTGRIVTFAAALMVVALGCFVTASVIFIKQLGFGVAMAVLIDATIVRALLVPALMRLLGDWNWWVPRRMGRLRGA; from the coding sequence GTGATCTACCGCCGCCGGCGGCCGATCCTGCTCGGCTCGCTGATCATGGTGCTCGTCGCCGCGGTGTTCGCGCTGCCGGTGTTCGGGGAGCTGGGCAACGCCAACGACTTCGACGACCCGTCGGCCGAGGCGGTGACCGCGCGCGACGCGGTGGTCGCAGCGACGGGGACGTACGCGGCGCCGCAGCTGGTCGCGCTGGTGCGGCTGGGCGCGACGGCGGACTCGTCCGCCGGGCAGGAGCGGATCCGGCTGGTCGCGGCGGCGATGCGGCATCCCGGCGTGGCGTCGGTGGTCGCGTACCAGCCGGGCGGCGACCGGCGGCTCGTCTCCCGCGACGGGCGCTCCACCTACCTGCTGGCGACGTACCGCCGGGACGACCGCGACGCGACCGACGCGATCGAGCGCCGGCTGGACCGGTACGACTGGGTGACGCTGGGCGGCGGCGCGATCGCCGCGCCGCAGGTGGGGGACCAGGTGTCGGCGGACATCCTGCGCGCGGAGCTGATCGCGTTCCCGATCCTGTTCCTGCTGTCGCTGATCGTGTTCCGCAGCGCGGTGTCGGCGCTGCTGCCGCTGGCCGTGGGCGGGGCGACGATCCTGCTGACCTTCCTCGCCATCCGGCTGATCAACAGCCACGTCAACCCGATGTCGATCTACGCGCTCAACCTCGTCAACGGGCTCGGGCTGGGGCTGGCGATCGACTACTCGCTGTTCATGGTCTCCCGCTTCCGGGAGGAGCTGGCGGCCGGGCGTTCCCGCGAGGAGGCGCTCGCTCAGACCATGCGCACCGCCGGGCGCGTCGTGCTGTTCTCCGCCGTGACCGTGGCCGCCGCGCTGGCCGCGCTGATCGTCTTCCGGCAGCGGTTCCTGTACTCGATGGGCGTGGGCGGGGCGCTGTGCGCGCTGATCGCCGCGGGCGTGTCGCTGACGCTGTTGCCGGCGCTGCTGGGCGCGTTGGGCGAGCGCGTGAACGCGGGTGGGCCGCGGCGCTGGAAGGACGCGATCGCCCGCGAGGCGGCGGCGGAGAGGTCCGGCTTCTGGTATCGCCACTCGCGGCGGGTGATGCGCCGGCCGGCGCCGTTCGCGATCGGCGCGGCGGTGCTGTTGATCGCGCTGGGACTGCCGTTCCTGCGGATCGAGTTCACCGGGGTGGACGCGTCCGTGCTGCCCGAGCAGCAGAGCGCCCGGGTGGTCGACGACGCGATCAAGGCCGAGTTCCCACCCAGCGAGACGTCGCCGGTGTACGTGGCCGTGCGGCCGGGCGTGTCGGAGGCCGAGCTGCGGCGGTTCGCGGCGCAGCTGCCCGCGCCGGTCGAGCCGCCGCGCGTGTCCGAGGGCCGGATCGACCTGATCGCGCCGGGGGAGCCGCTGGGCGCGGCGGCGAAGGACCTCGTGGCCGAGGTGCGGGCGGTGGAGGCGCCGTTCGACTTCTGGGTCGGCGGGCAGACGGCGCAGTTCGTCGACCAGCAGGCGTCCTTGCGCGACCACCTGCCGACCGCGCTCATCCTGCTGTGCACGACGACGCTCGTGATCCTGTTCGTGATGCTGCGGTCGGTCGTGCTGCCGGTGAAGGCGCTGATCATGAACCTGCTGACGATCAGCGCGGCGTTCGGGCTGATGGTCCTCGTGTTCCAGGACGGGCACCTCGAGTGGCTCTTCCGGTTCGACTCGCAGGGGGCGATCGAGTCCTCGCAGCCGGTGCTGCTGTTCGCGGTCGCGTTCGGCCTCTCGACCGACTACGGCGTGTTCCTGCTCGGACGCATCAAGGAGCTGCATGACCACGGCCACTCGAACGAGGAGGCCGTCGCGCTCGGGCTGCAGCGGACGGGGCGGATCGTCACGTTCGCGGCCGCGCTGATGGTCGTCGCGCTGGGCTGCTTCGTGACGGCCTCGGTGATCTTCATCAAGCAGCTCGGGTTCGGCGTGGCGATGGCCGTCCTGATCGACGCGACGATCGTCCGGGCGCTGCTCGTCCCGGCCCTGATGCGGCTGTTGGGCGATTGGAACTGGTGGGTCCCGCGCAGAATGGGCAGACTGCGGGGCGCGTGA
- a CDS encoding TetR/AcrR family transcriptional regulator → MARMSAEARREEIVGIAFRHFAEGGFDGTSTETIARDAGVSQPYLFRLFKTKRGLYEACVDRCFERVEGVFAESVAGTNPVERFATMGHAYGEELLPDRHALLFQMRAYAVADPEIRAYVRSKFLGLRDHVAALAGVAPEETWGFFGDGMLFNVVSMLEVDWVYPE, encoded by the coding sequence ATGGCCCGGATGTCCGCAGAGGCGCGTCGCGAGGAGATCGTCGGCATCGCGTTCCGGCACTTCGCCGAGGGCGGGTTCGACGGCACGTCGACGGAGACGATCGCGCGCGACGCGGGCGTCTCGCAGCCGTACCTGTTCCGGCTGTTCAAGACCAAGCGCGGGCTCTACGAGGCCTGCGTCGACCGCTGCTTCGAGCGCGTCGAAGGCGTGTTCGCCGAGTCGGTCGCCGGTACGAACCCGGTGGAGCGCTTCGCGACGATGGGCCACGCCTACGGCGAGGAGCTCCTGCCCGACCGCCACGCGCTGCTGTTCCAGATGCGCGCGTACGCGGTCGCCGACCCGGAGATCCGCGCGTACGTGCGCTCGAAGTTCCTCGGGCTGCGCGACCACGTCGCCGCCCTGGCGGGCGTTGCGCCGGAAGAGACCTGGGGCTTCTTCGGCGACGGCATGCTCTTCAACGTCGTCTCGATGCTCGAGGTCGACTGGGTCTACCCGGAGTGA
- the folK gene encoding 2-amino-4-hydroxy-6-hydroxymethyldihydropteridine diphosphokinase produces the protein MNEIGYLGLGSNVGDRRTNLQATVEALWTHDVVVLASSSVYETEPVGEVLEQRAFFNAVLRIETRLGPERLLDACKAVERAFGRTQLGEDGYVKHGPRAIDVDLLLLGDMEYSSERLTLPHREVTSRRFVLVPLLELAPDLEVPGRGPAVLALDLIEGQEVTVAGPPLEVGP, from the coding sequence GTGAACGAGATCGGCTACCTCGGACTGGGCTCCAACGTCGGCGACCGCCGGACGAACCTGCAGGCGACGGTGGAGGCGCTGTGGACGCACGACGTCGTCGTGCTGGCGTCCTCGAGCGTCTACGAGACCGAGCCCGTGGGCGAGGTGCTCGAGCAGCGCGCGTTCTTCAACGCGGTGCTGCGGATCGAGACGCGCCTGGGTCCGGAGCGGCTGCTGGACGCCTGCAAGGCGGTCGAGCGCGCCTTCGGCCGCACCCAGCTGGGGGAGGATGGCTACGTCAAGCACGGGCCGCGGGCGATCGACGTCGACCTGCTGCTGCTCGGCGACATGGAGTACTCGTCGGAGCGGCTGACGTTGCCCCACCGCGAGGTGACGTCGCGCCGCTTCGTGCTGGTCCCGCTGCTCGAGCTCGCGCCGGACCTCGAGGTGCCGGGGCGCGGGCCGGCGGTGCTGGCGCTCGACCTGATCGAGGGCCAGGAGGTGACGGTCGCCGGGCCGCCGCTGGAGGTCGGTCCGTGA
- a CDS encoding Lrp/AsnC family transcriptional regulator, with translation MAIQLDEIDVRLLRELELDADRPNVELARIIGLSPAATLNRVRRLKESGVIRKIAARLDSAAAGFTLQVYVMVTLARHDEAAEKRFNAEVAAIDNIIAADSVAGETDALLMIAARDVGELQLVLSRLSTRGGAQRLITLLRLGELKPSSPLPVRATSVQTRRA, from the coding sequence ATGGCCATCCAACTTGACGAAATCGACGTTCGATTGCTCAGGGAGCTCGAGCTGGACGCCGACCGCCCCAACGTGGAGCTGGCGCGGATCATCGGCCTCTCGCCCGCCGCGACCCTCAACCGGGTCCGCCGGCTGAAGGAGTCGGGGGTGATCCGCAAGATCGCCGCGCGGCTGGACTCGGCCGCGGCGGGCTTCACGCTGCAGGTCTACGTGATGGTCACGCTCGCCCGCCACGACGAGGCGGCCGAGAAGCGCTTCAACGCGGAGGTGGCGGCGATCGACAACATCATCGCCGCCGACTCCGTGGCCGGCGAGACCGACGCGCTGCTGATGATCGCCGCGCGGGACGTCGGCGAGCTGCAGCTCGTCCTCTCGCGCCTGAGCACGCGCGGGGGCGCGCAGCGCCTGATCACGCTGCTGCGGCTGGGCGAGCTGAAGCCTTCATCGCCGCTGCCCGTACGTGCGACATCCGTCCAGACACGTCGAGCGTGA
- a CDS encoding ankyrin repeat domain-containing protein, translating to MGAELLASPARLRSALAADPSLATARPDGVRTLLHMLADWPGHREGAPELAAILVAAGADVNARFGGPEHDETPLHWAASADDVALLDALVDLGADLEARGGTIADGTALEDAVGYEQWAAAARLLERGAVPAPWIEGRAAGHPSVLAWVSSYSG from the coding sequence TTGGGAGCGGAACTCCTAGCCTCGCCGGCGCGCCTGCGGTCCGCGCTGGCCGCGGACCCGTCGCTCGCGACGGCCCGGCCCGACGGCGTCCGCACCCTGCTGCACATGCTCGCCGACTGGCCCGGCCATCGCGAGGGCGCGCCGGAGCTGGCAGCGATCCTGGTCGCGGCGGGCGCGGACGTGAACGCCCGGTTCGGTGGGCCGGAGCACGACGAGACGCCGCTGCACTGGGCCGCGAGCGCCGACGACGTGGCGCTGCTGGACGCGCTGGTCGACCTCGGCGCCGACCTCGAAGCGCGAGGCGGCACGATTGCGGACGGCACCGCCCTGGAGGACGCGGTGGGCTACGAGCAGTGGGCCGCGGCGGCGCGGCTGCTCGAACGCGGCGCCGTGCCGGCCCCCTGGATCGAGGGACGCGCCGCCGGTCATCCCTCCGTCCTCGCCTGGGTGTCCTCCTACTCTGGGTAA
- a CDS encoding type III pantothenate kinase, whose amino-acid sequence MKLLVVDVGNTQTHLGVYDGEELIHDWRFATVRESTSDELGAALRALLALRGLEFADLDASIVSATVPSLRPQWVGMAARYLSHEMLLVGPGLKTGMPIRYDNPREIGPDRLVNAVAGYERAGGACVIVDFGTAVTHDVVSASGEYLGGVIFPGVEISLEALSARAAALPTIDLTPPRALIGKSTVDAIRAGVLYGFAGMVDGIIGRLHDELGDFMTLATGGLAGAVVPHCTSIDLADELLTLTGLRIIWERNS is encoded by the coding sequence GTGAAGCTGCTCGTCGTCGACGTCGGCAACACCCAGACGCACCTCGGCGTCTACGACGGTGAGGAGCTGATCCACGACTGGCGCTTCGCGACCGTGCGCGAGTCCACCTCGGACGAGCTCGGCGCGGCGCTGCGGGCGCTGCTCGCGCTGCGCGGGCTCGAGTTCGCGGATCTCGACGCCTCGATCGTGAGCGCGACCGTGCCGTCGCTGCGGCCGCAGTGGGTGGGCATGGCGGCGCGCTACCTCTCGCACGAGATGCTGCTGGTCGGCCCGGGCCTGAAGACCGGCATGCCGATCCGCTACGACAACCCGCGCGAGATCGGGCCGGACCGGCTCGTGAACGCGGTCGCGGGGTACGAGCGGGCCGGCGGCGCGTGCGTGATCGTCGACTTCGGCACGGCCGTCACCCACGACGTGGTGAGCGCGAGCGGCGAGTACCTGGGCGGCGTGATCTTCCCGGGCGTCGAGATCTCGCTCGAGGCGCTGAGCGCGCGCGCCGCGGCCCTGCCGACGATCGACCTGACCCCGCCCCGCGCGCTGATCGGCAAGTCCACGGTCGACGCGATCCGCGCGGGCGTGCTCTACGGCTTCGCCGGGATGGTCGACGGCATCATCGGCCGCCTGCACGACGAGCTCGGCGACTTCATGACGTTGGCGACCGGCGGCCTCGCCGGCGCGGTCGTCCCGCACTGCACGTCGATCGACCTCGCCGACGAGCTCCTCACGCTCACCGGGCTGCGGATCATTTGGGAGCGGAACTCCTAG
- a CDS encoding tRNA dihydrouridine synthase yields MRSLTDPWQIGDVTIANRVMLAPLAGIGNWFVRLQAKRFGAGLAVSEMVSSFAIHYGNEKTHKELLRVHPEEGPLAIQLFGHDPEIMRSAAAEVARVGADILDLNMGCPVPKVMKTGAGAAMIKDPDTAVAVAKAAREGSGLPVTVKLRASIKQGGVEGLEVARRLVDEAGVAGITFHPRSAAVRHKGTPDYDLARELVEELPVPVIVSGGMEGAEHIRWVFEHTGCAAVMLARGALGNPWLFAQVLGARDEDPSAEEILREWHWVIDRAEEHLGEERAARYLKKFHPWYIERLGAPKSVQDALQRADTLEQQREVLLLSCAPSAPLEV; encoded by the coding sequence ATGCGCTCCTTGACCGACCCCTGGCAGATCGGCGACGTCACGATCGCCAACCGCGTGATGCTCGCGCCCCTGGCCGGGATCGGGAACTGGTTCGTGCGCCTGCAGGCCAAGCGGTTCGGCGCCGGGCTCGCGGTGTCGGAGATGGTGTCGAGCTTCGCGATCCACTACGGGAACGAGAAGACGCACAAGGAGCTGCTGCGGGTGCACCCCGAGGAGGGGCCGCTCGCCATCCAGCTGTTCGGGCACGACCCGGAGATCATGCGCAGCGCCGCCGCCGAGGTGGCGCGGGTCGGGGCGGACATCCTGGACCTGAACATGGGCTGCCCGGTCCCGAAGGTGATGAAGACTGGGGCGGGCGCGGCGATGATCAAGGACCCCGACACCGCGGTCGCGGTGGCCAAGGCCGCGCGCGAGGGCTCCGGGCTGCCGGTCACCGTCAAGCTGCGCGCGTCGATCAAGCAGGGCGGCGTCGAAGGGCTCGAGGTGGCGCGCCGGCTGGTCGACGAGGCCGGCGTCGCCGGGATCACGTTCCACCCGCGGAGCGCCGCCGTGCGCCACAAGGGCACGCCGGACTACGACCTCGCGCGCGAGCTGGTCGAGGAGCTGCCGGTGCCCGTCATCGTCTCGGGCGGCATGGAGGGCGCGGAGCACATCCGCTGGGTGTTCGAGCACACGGGCTGCGCGGCCGTGATGCTGGCGCGGGGCGCGCTCGGGAACCCGTGGCTGTTCGCGCAGGTGCTGGGCGCGCGCGACGAGGACCCGTCGGCGGAGGAGATCCTGCGCGAGTGGCACTGGGTGATCGACCGCGCGGAGGAGCATCTGGGCGAAGAGCGCGCGGCGCGCTACCTGAAGAAGTTCCACCCGTGGTACATCGAGCGGCTCGGCGCGCCGAAGTCGGTTCAAGACGCCCTTCAGCGGGCAGACACCCTTGAGCAGCAGCGCGAGGTGCTGTTGCTATCCTGCGCGCCCTCCGCGCCTCTCGAGGTGTAG
- a CDS encoding DMT family transporter: MQLVRRHSALFALVAAGLLWGLTVPLSKVALDWLPGGWLTVVRFAAAAPLLALVSRRDLRRAFTPKILFAGAIGYGVVVILQNAGIHATSVSHAALIIGAVPALVALISAATGKGSAGPLAWVGFALALAGVGIVAGGGGGGATLGGDALMLASSVVSATFVVVQSQLLRGQNPIAMTAVQMFAGALAGVPNAIVEGVPAAPASLAPVAALLALILAGTLLPFALFAWGQSRVAPQLAGAFLNLEPLVGAATGALAFGDPFGPVQLLGGLVILSGIALSTAPKRKPVALAVTDRRHEGRTHRTHPVRSAARRDASHLPHTEGPRGGSYVSSSNPPPSH; the protein is encoded by the coding sequence ATGCAGCTCGTTCGCCGTCATTCCGCTCTGTTCGCCCTCGTCGCCGCCGGTCTGCTCTGGGGGCTCACCGTCCCGTTGTCGAAGGTCGCGCTGGACTGGCTCCCGGGCGGCTGGCTGACGGTCGTCCGCTTCGCCGCCGCCGCTCCACTGCTCGCGCTCGTCAGCCGGCGTGATCTCCGCCGCGCCTTCACCCCGAAGATCCTCTTCGCGGGCGCGATCGGCTACGGCGTCGTGGTGATCCTGCAGAACGCGGGCATCCACGCGACGAGCGTGAGCCACGCGGCGCTGATCATCGGCGCGGTGCCGGCGCTCGTCGCGCTCATCAGCGCGGCCACGGGCAAGGGCTCCGCCGGGCCGCTGGCCTGGGTCGGCTTCGCGCTCGCGCTCGCGGGCGTGGGGATCGTGGCGGGCGGCGGTGGTGGCGGCGCGACGCTCGGCGGTGACGCGCTGATGCTGGCCTCGTCCGTGGTGAGCGCGACGTTCGTCGTCGTCCAGTCGCAGCTGCTGCGCGGGCAGAACCCGATCGCCATGACCGCGGTGCAGATGTTCGCGGGCGCGCTCGCGGGCGTGCCGAACGCGATCGTCGAGGGCGTGCCGGCCGCGCCGGCCAGCCTCGCACCGGTCGCCGCGCTGCTCGCGCTGATCCTGGCGGGCACGCTGCTGCCGTTCGCGCTGTTCGCCTGGGGCCAGTCACGCGTGGCGCCGCAGCTCGCGGGCGCGTTCCTGAACCTGGAGCCGCTGGTCGGCGCCGCCACCGGCGCGCTGGCCTTCGGGGACCCGTTCGGCCCGGTGCAGCTGCTCGGCGGCCTGGTGATCCTGAGTGGCATCGCGCTCAGCACGGCGCCCAAGCGCAAGCCGGTCGCGCTCGCGGTGACGGACCGCCGCCACGAAGGGCGGACGCACCGCACCCACCCGGTGCGGTCTGCCGCACGGCGGGACGCCAGCCACCTCCCTCACACGGAGGGCCCCAGGGGAGGAAGCTACGTATCAAGCAGCAACCCTCCTCCCTCTCACTGA